The proteins below come from a single Tissierella sp. MB52-C2 genomic window:
- a CDS encoding FliA/WhiG family RNA polymerase sigma factor: MDIKNLWIEYDHTKDKEIKKSLIENYVGLVKIVAGRMYNFYGSKIEYDDLLGYGILGLIDSIDKFDITKNIKFETYAQIRIKGSIIDSIRKLDWVPRSLRKKSKDVQSSISYLENELGRSPNNEEIASHLQISLNELELLLSDIATFNISSLEEILLTKGDYSLEVEHDTVTPEVVYERKELKEILANSIDSLNDNEKMVISLYYYDELTYKEIGHIMELSESRISQIHSKAILKIKNSLEKRGIVRGL, translated from the coding sequence ATGGATATTAAAAATTTATGGATAGAGTACGATCATACCAAAGATAAAGAAATAAAGAAATCTTTAATAGAAAATTATGTTGGTTTAGTAAAAATTGTTGCAGGAAGAATGTATAATTTTTACGGTAGTAAAATAGAGTATGATGATTTATTAGGATATGGTATATTAGGTTTAATAGATAGTATAGACAAATTTGATATAACTAAAAATATTAAGTTTGAAACCTATGCGCAAATCAGGATAAAGGGATCTATAATTGATAGTATTAGAAAATTAGATTGGGTACCAAGATCTTTAAGGAAAAAATCAAAAGATGTTCAAAGTTCAATATCATATCTTGAAAATGAATTAGGAAGAAGTCCAAATAACGAAGAAATTGCATCTCATTTACAGATTTCATTAAATGAATTAGAGTTGCTATTATCTGATATAGCTACATTTAATATTTCTTCCTTGGAGGAAATATTACTAACAAAGGGAGATTATTCCCTAGAAGTTGAACATGATACAGTAACTCCAGAGGTAGTCTATGAAAGAAAAGAACTAAAAGAAATATTAGCAAACTCCATAGATTCCTTAAATGATAATGAAAAAATGGTAATTTCTTTATATTACTATGATGAGCTAACTTATAAGGAAATAGGACATATTATGGAACTTTCAGAATCCAGAATTTCGCAAATACACAGCAAAGCTATTTTGAAGATTAAGAATTCATTGGAAAAAAGAGGTATAGTTAGAGGATTATAG
- a CDS encoding chemotaxis protein CheD (catalyzes the conversion of glutamine residues to glutamate on methyl-accepting chemotaxis receptors) gives MDVKTIKVGMADLNVTKSPNFLTTLGLGSCVGIILYDKANKVAGLAHIMLPSSREIKNNENKAKFADTGIEELLNSMIKMGANKNNLIAKITGGSQMFNFNSNNDILKIGERNVAATKMKLKELNIKIISEDTGGNFGRTIILNSTDGSLQVKTIGHGEKII, from the coding sequence ATGGATGTAAAAACTATAAAAGTTGGAATGGCAGATCTGAATGTAACTAAATCTCCTAATTTTTTGACCACATTAGGATTAGGTTCTTGTGTAGGAATTATATTATATGATAAAGCGAATAAAGTTGCAGGACTAGCTCATATTATGTTGCCCTCCAGTAGGGAAATAAAGAATAATGAAAATAAAGCTAAGTTTGCAGATACAGGTATTGAAGAATTATTAAATTCAATGATTAAAATGGGTGCAAACAAGAACAATTTAATAGCTAAAATAACTGGTGGTTCTCAAATGTTTAATTTTAATTCTAATAATGACATTTTAAAAATCGGTGAAAGAAATGTAGCTGCTACTAAAATGAAGTTAAAGGAGTTAAATATTAAAATAATTTCAGAAGATACAGGTGGAAATTTTGGTAGAACTATAATATTAAATTCTACAGACGGTTCATTGCAAGTTAAGACAATTGGCCATGGAGAAAAAATAATATAA
- a CDS encoding chemotaxis protein CheC: MTINVENLNNFMIDILKELGNIGAGNAATALASMISKKIDMRVPNVRIMEFKDVAQILGGEENLVVGIYFELLEDVVGNMMFALDLDSAINLTNLLYNREKKGKELDDMDISALSEVGNIIASSYANSLSSLTGLNVFISIPSISIDMAGAILSVPAIQYGHMSDHALMIETVFEEERNLVSGNLFFLPDLDSFDKILIALGVK, from the coding sequence ATGACTATTAATGTGGAAAATCTAAATAATTTTATGATAGACATACTTAAGGAGTTAGGAAATATAGGAGCGGGAAATGCTGCCACTGCTTTGGCAAGTATGATATCTAAAAAGATAGATATGAGAGTGCCTAATGTTAGGATTATGGAGTTTAAAGATGTTGCCCAAATATTAGGTGGAGAGGAAAACTTAGTAGTTGGAATTTACTTTGAACTTTTAGAAGATGTAGTAGGTAATATGATGTTTGCATTAGACTTGGACTCTGCCATTAATTTAACAAACTTATTATATAATAGAGAGAAAAAAGGTAAAGAGCTTGATGATATGGATATATCAGCTTTATCAGAGGTAGGAAATATTATAGCATCATCCTATGCAAATTCTTTATCTTCTCTTACAGGGTTAAATGTTTTTATATCTATTCCCTCAATTTCTATAGATATGGCAGGTGCTATTCTTAGTGTACCAGCTATTCAATATGGACATATGTCAGATCATGCCTTGATGATAGAAACAGTCTTTGAAGAAGAAAGAAATCTTGTATCTGGAAATTTATTTTTCCTTCCAGATTTAGATTCTTTTGATAAAATATTAATTGCATTGGGAGTAAAGTAG
- a CDS encoding chemotaxis protein CheW: protein MTDTIDNKYVVFKLEKEYYGIPISKVISIEKMEASTRIPNAPNHVKGVINLRGEVIPVIDLRLKLNMESKEINNNTRIIIVSDEDILAGLIVDSSSEVIEIDKENIDNTPVSPDNEYLSYVCGIGKLTDRLIILLEPLKILEY from the coding sequence ATGACTGATACAATAGATAATAAGTATGTAGTATTTAAATTAGAAAAGGAATATTATGGAATCCCAATTAGTAAAGTTATTTCTATAGAAAAGATGGAAGCATCTACTAGAATCCCTAATGCTCCAAATCATGTTAAAGGAGTTATTAATTTACGAGGGGAAGTTATTCCAGTAATTGATTTAAGATTAAAACTTAATATGGAATCAAAAGAGATAAACAATAATACTCGTATAATTATAGTTTCAGATGAAGATATTTTAGCAGGGTTAATAGTTGACTCATCTTCAGAAGTTATAGAAATAGATAAAGAGAATATAGATAATACTCCTGTTTCTCCTGATAACGAATATTTATCTTATGTATGTGGAATTGGTAAATTAACTGATAGATTAATAATATTATTAGAGCCATTAAAAATACTTGAGTATTAG